Proteins encoded together in one uncultured Desulfobacter sp. window:
- a CDS encoding sugar transferase produces the protein MLKEHGSLTLDLQKILDITITAFSFIAAYYIKKYLSLIQLGGLSTQPNYYLILLIIIISWYVAFKWMGMYMSYRERPFWDFFTTVVKSSLMGMILVSIAMYVMHIHGVSRLLMTIFLILNISLLTLSKFIVFKALERLRTDGFNTRSVLIVGSKERAKEVIKAIEKYKSSGYRVIGCFDVEADLVGQAVENGHKVIGLVRDMEDFLRHNIVDELIFAMPLKKIQKGDRYLALAEDMGIKVRIIPDWEIHYLMYRPHVATIQFESFLGVYNMALQSTPRNEGQILLKIVFGYLGALILTFLLLPVFIAIAVAIKRASDGPVFYSQERLGLNGRRFKLYKFRTMVNNADEIRKEIEDENEMDGPVFKIKDDPRIIPGVGHFLRKTSLDELPQLFNVIKGEMCLVGPRPPIPKEVDEYSVWHRRRLSMKPGMTCLWQIAPNRNDLSFDEWMKLDLKYIDTWSLFNDLKILFLTARAVLTRSGR, from the coding sequence ATGCTTAAAGAGCACGGTTCATTAACACTGGATCTTCAGAAGATCCTTGATATCACAATCACGGCCTTTTCATTTATTGCCGCCTATTATATAAAAAAATATCTTTCTTTGATCCAATTGGGCGGTTTATCCACTCAGCCTAATTATTATCTGATACTGTTGATTATCATAATTTCATGGTATGTGGCTTTCAAGTGGATGGGGATGTATATGTCGTACAGAGAAAGGCCTTTCTGGGATTTTTTCACGACTGTTGTAAAGTCAAGTCTGATGGGGATGATTCTGGTCAGCATTGCCATGTATGTCATGCACATCCATGGGGTAAGCCGTCTCTTGATGACGATCTTCCTCATTTTAAATATCAGTCTTTTGACTTTGTCCAAATTCATAGTGTTCAAGGCTCTGGAGAGGCTTCGAACAGATGGGTTCAATACGCGCAGTGTTCTAATTGTTGGCAGTAAGGAGCGGGCCAAGGAAGTTATTAAGGCTATTGAAAAATATAAATCATCCGGATATCGGGTGATCGGCTGTTTTGATGTTGAAGCCGATCTGGTCGGACAGGCAGTGGAAAACGGGCATAAAGTGATCGGCCTGGTTCGGGATATGGAAGATTTTTTAAGGCATAACATTGTTGATGAACTTATTTTTGCCATGCCTTTGAAGAAAATTCAAAAGGGGGATCGGTATCTGGCGTTGGCGGAAGATATGGGCATTAAGGTTCGGATCATACCCGACTGGGAGATTCATTATTTGATGTACCGGCCGCATGTTGCCACCATCCAGTTCGAATCTTTTCTCGGTGTGTACAATATGGCATTGCAGTCCACGCCCAGGAATGAAGGGCAGATCCTGCTTAAAATTGTTTTCGGTTACCTGGGGGCACTGATTTTGACCTTTTTACTGCTGCCGGTGTTTATCGCAATCGCCGTTGCCATTAAACGGGCATCTGATGGGCCTGTTTTTTATTCCCAGGAACGGCTGGGTTTGAATGGCCGTAGATTCAAACTTTACAAGTTTCGGACCATGGTAAATAACGCAGATGAGATCCGCAAAGAGATTGAAGATGAAAATGAGATGGATGGGCCGGTTTTTAAGATCAAGGATGATCCGCGTATTATTCCCGGGGTTGGTCATTTTTTGCGTAAAACATCATTGGATGAATTGCCCCAGTTGTTTAATGTGATCAAGGGAGAGATGTGTCTGGTCGGTCCAAGACCTCCTATTCCCAAGGAAGTGGATGAATATTCAGTGTGGCACAGGCGGCGCCTGTCCATGAAACCGGGTATGACCTGTTTGTGGCAGATTGCGCCCAATCGGAATGATTTAAGTTTTGACGAATGGATGAAGCTGGATTTAAAGTATATTGACACCTGGTCTTTGTTTAATGATCTCAAAATTTTGTTTCTTACGGCCCGGGCTGTGTTGACCCGTTCCGGCAGGTAG
- a CDS encoding addiction module protein — protein MLSKQELIEEVLLLPIEDRTYIIDSLIQSMNPIDSDIDRKWLEVSKKRLNELKSGEVKGVPGDEVFSKIWKRFEK, from the coding sequence ATGTTATCAAAACAGGAATTAATTGAAGAAGTTCTTCTATTACCTATCGAAGATCGAACATATATAATCGACTCGCTTATACAAAGCATGAACCCAATTGATTCAGATATTGACCGTAAATGGTTAGAAGTCTCAAAAAAAAGGTTAAACGAGCTTAAATCCGGAGAGGTTAAAGGTGTTCCTGGAGATGAAGTCTTTAGCAAAATCTGGAAACGATTTGAAAAATGA
- a CDS encoding VanZ family protein yields MKVHFVGFVFLTLVTLFCHKWIEQYTAIGPDMLSGQWQVRAQDRYQGIIQNGILSIESKDPLKSISIYQNVAGFKPGMLLRLCADISSEKVTPGLKPWNRARLLLVQNDGKKDRWDFHHSLAVIEGSLKWKRFDDVFTVSLLTEKLQMVAQMSRCTGRFEVKNISLVPVAVNSVYTWTARVVLFIWAVFGLLVMGSFLVRVRDNRALRVLMGLAFAGIIIGTTMPVGLKNQMIKDVKIGAEAVKETVLPLDKQELLWKPDKVGHFCFFALFSCVMTLLMNHESVFCIPVYVIMVAAGTEFAQMFIGGRTASLGDFFIDMAGGALGIMICLISGYLNKNIKKR; encoded by the coding sequence ATGAAAGTCCATTTTGTTGGTTTTGTTTTTTTAACCCTTGTCACACTTTTTTGCCATAAATGGATTGAGCAATACACCGCAATTGGGCCGGACATGCTTTCAGGTCAATGGCAGGTTCGGGCCCAGGATCGTTATCAGGGTATTATTCAAAATGGGATTCTTTCCATTGAATCCAAAGATCCTTTAAAAAGCATAAGTATTTACCAGAACGTGGCCGGATTTAAGCCGGGAATGCTGTTGCGTCTTTGTGCAGACATCAGCAGTGAAAAGGTAACACCGGGGCTTAAACCCTGGAATCGGGCAAGATTGCTGCTGGTGCAAAATGACGGGAAAAAAGACCGCTGGGATTTTCACCATAGTTTAGCAGTCATTGAAGGGAGCTTAAAGTGGAAGCGGTTTGACGATGTTTTTACCGTCAGCCTTTTGACTGAAAAACTGCAAATGGTTGCCCAGATGAGTAGATGTACAGGCCGTTTTGAGGTAAAAAATATCTCTCTTGTCCCTGTGGCTGTAAACTCGGTCTATACTTGGACGGCCAGGGTGGTGCTTTTTATCTGGGCAGTGTTTGGTTTGCTTGTTATGGGGTCTTTTCTGGTCCGGGTCCGGGATAATAGAGCATTGCGGGTTTTAATGGGACTGGCATTTGCCGGCATAATTATCGGTACTACAATGCCGGTGGGTTTAAAGAATCAGATGATCAAGGATGTTAAAATAGGCGCTGAAGCTGTTAAGGAAACAGTTTTGCCTTTGGATAAGCAGGAACTTTTGTGGAAGCCGGACAAGGTTGGACATTTCTGCTTTTTTGCCCTGTTCAGTTGCGTAATGACCTTACTGATGAACCATGAGTCGGTTTTTTGTATTCCGGTTTATGTGATTATGGTTGCTGCCGGGACTGAGTTTGCCCAGATGTTCATTGGGGGGCGCACAGCGTCGTTGGGGGACTTTTTTATTGATATGGCTGGAGGAGCACTTGGGATAATGATCTGTCTTATAAGTGGTTATTTAAATAAGAATATAAAAAAAAGGTAA
- the vapB gene encoding type II toxin-antitoxin system VapB family antitoxin, protein METAKIFKNGNSQAVRLPKAYQFDVSEVQIFRRGDEIVLKRKPKNLSKAFELLTEMSDDFMVDGRCQPSVQDREPL, encoded by the coding sequence ATGGAAACCGCAAAAATATTTAAAAATGGCAATTCTCAAGCTGTGAGACTGCCGAAAGCATATCAATTCGATGTATCGGAGGTGCAGATTTTTCGCAGAGGGGATGAGATCGTGTTAAAACGTAAGCCGAAAAATTTATCAAAAGCTTTTGAATTGCTGACCGAAATGTCGGATGACTTTATGGTAGATGGGCGATGCCAGCCTTCTGTTCAGGATAGAGAGCCTTTATAA